A window from Candidatus Bathyarchaeota archaeon encodes these proteins:
- a CDS encoding PIN domain-containing protein → MDVRGFERTLAPVNIVSSKQIISLARKFSAKCGLNPMDALHVSAACLGRVDWFLTCDDEILQKCRCIERLAAEEGYKLKVRNPINYLREMGR, encoded by the coding sequence ATCGATGTTAGGGGCTTTGAGAGAACACTGGCTCCGGTAAACATTGTTAGCAGTAAGCAAATAATTTCTTTGGCGAGAAAGTTCTCTGCTAAATGCGGCTTAAATCCTATGGATGCACTACACGTTTCTGCCGCCTGCTTGGGGAGGGTTGACTGGTTTTTGACGTGCGATGATGAAATCTTACAAAAATGTCGCTGCATAGAAAGGCTTGCGGCTGAAGAAGGATATAAGTTAAAAGTGAGAAATCCAATTAATTATTTAAGGGAAATGGGGAGGTAA